In the genome of Nocardia terpenica, one region contains:
- a CDS encoding alpha/beta hydrolase: MTALATTANELPLLLDSGPNTVFAVGTLPTGLPNGLGVAILPGAGIASSGNARAWVELARRLAAQGYLVDRLDYRGVGESTGEVDRFDLLETFTDDVVAAVHWLQRNGAAEVVLVGECYGARVALDALAALPDVRAVLALFPPLTVAAPGTDQAERETAHFVAALRRELARGVRIRAIYGVEDVDLAPFRSAVEQVRGAHSGLSLRLTENKLHGIASAAARDAVIRLVQEALGDYRRYIESR; the protein is encoded by the coding sequence ATGACCGCCCTGGCGACAACGGCGAACGAGCTGCCGCTGCTGCTCGACAGCGGCCCGAACACCGTCTTCGCGGTCGGCACGCTACCGACCGGCCTCCCGAACGGACTCGGCGTCGCGATCCTACCCGGCGCGGGGATCGCGTCCTCGGGTAATGCGCGGGCGTGGGTCGAGTTGGCGAGAAGGCTTGCGGCGCAGGGTTATCTCGTCGACCGGCTCGACTATCGAGGCGTCGGAGAGAGCACGGGCGAGGTCGATCGGTTCGATCTCCTCGAGACGTTCACCGACGATGTGGTCGCCGCGGTGCACTGGCTGCAACGCAATGGTGCGGCCGAGGTGGTGCTCGTCGGTGAGTGCTACGGGGCCCGGGTCGCGCTCGACGCGCTGGCCGCGCTCCCCGACGTGCGAGCGGTCCTGGCCCTGTTCCCGCCGCTGACGGTCGCGGCTCCCGGCACCGATCAGGCGGAACGGGAGACGGCCCATTTCGTGGCGGCGCTGCGGCGCGAACTGGCGCGCGGCGTCCGGATCCGTGCCATCTACGGGGTCGAGGACGTGGATCTCGCGCCGTTCCGGTCGGCGGTCGAACAGGTGCGCGGCGCCCATTCCGGACTGTCGCTGCGCCTGACGGAGAACAAGCTGCACGGCATCGCGAGCGCGGCCGCCCGGGACGCGGTGATCCGGTTGGTTCAGGAGGCGCTCGGCGACTATCGACGCTACATCGAGTCGAGGTGA